DNA from Solanum stenotomum isolate F172 chromosome 3, ASM1918654v1, whole genome shotgun sequence:
CACACAATTACATTAGACAAAATGAAGTAGAATAAGACGGAATTACATATCGATGAATGCTAACAACAACAAGGCCACAAATCATCTGGTTTCATCTATCCTCAATTCTGAAAAACCTCGGTAATGTTTACGTATTAAGTTCATTTATATTAAACATGATAAATACTAATCGaagattcaacaacattagGGTCATGTATCAAAACTGtaaatatgaacatgatacatTGCATAATAACAAAAGCTATTGTAGCAATGATGTATCAGATCAGTGATAACAATAACAAAGGCTAATTTAATGTATCATAAAGTTGAAACGAAGgcattatacataaatttataaatcaaaatcaactacATTAAAAATCTGAACCTTGGATAGAGAAGTGTGTTTAACAATATGATCTACTCCCCTTTTTTCTgtataaaaaaatgttgaacaacaaaatatcaaaaaaaaaaatcaacaatctgATGtgctgaaataaaaaaaaattgtgaagaaATCCTTCTACACTTTCTCCTTTGCTCAATATCAACTCCCATaactttttttcacttttaacaATGACACCACCTATGAATCTCGGCCCAAAGTCCTTATAAGAGCCACCAAcaacttgacctttttctccctttttgtGCATTTTTTCACGAAGTCGAAAAGAAGGAGCATCTTCCATATAAAGCAGGACTTTgatgatgaaaaaaaagaaaacaaggaTGAACCATAAGTTGGAGAAGACGAAAAACTACATATTCATGAAGTTGAATTCGATTGGCTGGAGAGAGAaaaattttgaagttcaaaTTGTAATGAAGGAAGAAATTGATAAGATTGAAAATAAGGAGAGATTGAAGGAGTGAAAATAGGAAGAGGGGAGCGTGGCTTTGGGAGTTGATCGGTAATGTATTCGATTGAGTTTGGTTTTGGATGAAAAAgaggaatttttgtaatattttgaaatggtatggaataatagaaaatatagtAAATAAGGATGTGtatatagataattttttcatttttttaaaacaatgttTAGTTTGGAGGTATTAAATCTTTGTTTAAGGCTTTCTAAATGGCCAacagccccccccccccctcccccctccccccaaacTATTACCGAAttcccaactacacacttattctTCACGGGGGTCCTATCACCCCCTGAACCTTTTAAAAGTGAAATATCTACCCCCTCCCCCCTACAAACTCAAGCCCAAATTTGTATTAGGTGGTATTCAACATGCGCTGCCACGTAATATTACccttttttcatataaaaaaattaattgttcttttatattttactttttttattttttattttcatcttctccttttctctttcttttccattcctccatttctttttctttgaacCTTTGACAGATTTGACGAGAGGACGCCATGACTATCGATACTTCGACCTTCACCGCACACCAGGAAATCTCGTTTTCTAAAGATAGAGACAAACGAAAAACTCTATCACTAAATAttgcttcttcttctactaTTATAATATTTCTCAAAGATCGATTCTTCAAAGAATCACAAGTAAACGATACTTGCTTGCCGGGATAAAGGTAACAAACTTGCGGAGGGACTAGTATTGGTTTAGATTTAACAATGTTGATATGAGAAATTCGATTGATGTTTACAACAATTTTAATAAATGGGTCTTCTTCATTAAAGGGTCAGTTACCCAATGATGAATTCTTCTCCATTAATTGAATCTATTACTTAGTGAACTCCTCCATTAATGACTAGTCTAAAGTTAGATTCTTGtaactttcaatttttattttgagctATCAACAAATTTTCAAAGTGATGAAAAGTGGAGATAAGATGAAAAGTATGTGATTTGGTGATGAGAATTGACTTAGTGATGAAAACTTGATGAGGGCGGTGACCTGGTGGTCGAGGTGAGCCACCGCCGATGTCTAGTATGGATCTGATGATGAAGAATGAAGGGAAAAGATAAAgaaggtaaaaaataaataaaaggaaacattttttttttttaaaaaaatattaatatgaaataaattaaatatttataaagttaaTAATTTAACTATCTTTCTATCTCTCACTCTCCCAAAGAGAGTGAACTACACCTTCTTTGCCACATCGGCATTTAGGGAGCAAATAACTCCGTTTTAAAATAGTCCAGGGGTGTAATAGAACTCTCGTAAAATATGAGTGTGTAGTTGGGAATCCGACTATAGGTTGGGGAGGGGNCGACTataggttgggggggggggggggggatttaaTCATTTTCTCAATAGTTTATAAAAACTTGATCTAATTGTGATTAAACCACAGCTGATGACTCAACCAAAATATTACTCCTTCTAAATTAATTGTCATATTTTGCTTTTCGagagttaatttgactaatttttgaagcaaaattgaattaaatcaatttaatagttacatttaaactataaatattcaaatactatacaaaaatagggaaaatgcataagtatcccCCCAACCTCTGCccgaaattccagagacacacttatactatactaaggtcctattaccctccgaacttattttataaataattttctaccccttttcgacctacgtggcactatcaacTAGATAGCTTGAAAAATttgtcaacacgcgctgggcccacaagatagggACAGGTaagccaaaaaggggtagaaaattatttataaaataagttcgggggggggggggggaataggaccttagtatagtatacgtgtgtctttgagattttgggcataggttAGGAAGTGATTATGCAATTTCCCTACAAAAATATTACATTATGCAATTCTTTTTTATATCagtttaatgaaaatatatattttaaaatgtcttttaaagttcacataatttgaatttcaaaaataaaacatatcaCCAAATTTGGGACAGAGAAAATACTTAatctttgtatgcttgaattattattttttgtgaagCGTTGACCTTAAGATCAACTATATCCTTCAAAACTTGAGGATAATTAAAATTCTCCTTCATCCTTCTTTActtaaaatgttatttttaaggAGAAAAATACACACATTTATGATAAATATACAATAAGACGAATTTATGACAATAACCCAACAAAGACTAACTTTATAATAATAACCCAATAAAGACAAATTTTATGTAGTTTTCTCCATCATATCAAACTAGctcataaattattattttttattttttaaacaagcTTATCTATGTGTCTAGTAAATACTCAAAATCGCTtattaagttaaaaaaattaatgaagagTCATAATTTTTAacctaaattatgattttaatttttttaaaaaaaaatttgaaattttcaggCTTTTTATTAATTAGAAATGCCGAAACAAACATAAAACATCACTTATTTGGGCCTACCGCCCAAATCTAATTACTTTACTAAATAGAGAAAAGGCTGCCCAACTCAGACCAAACCATTTCCCTATATAAACAAGAAAACCTAACCATCTAAGACATCTTTCATAAGATTAGGTTTATTAATCCGCCGTTGCTTCCTCTTCATCTCTCCAAGAAACCTTTTCTTCTAAAAATGTTTATTCTATGATCAAATAGGGCCTTCAGTCTCCTCATGTTGTGGGTAATCGATGTTCTTATGATCTTCCTCTTAAGAACATTGATCATTCACAACATAATTAAGGAGATGGAATGTCTTGTTCGATCatagaaaaaacattttttaaatgtGGAGGTCTTTTGGAGAGATGAAGAGGAAGGAGTGGCGAATTAGGAAACTTAATCTTAAGGAAGATGTCTTAGAtggttgggttttttttttttgtttatattaggAAAGGGTTTGGTCCGAGTTGGGCAACCCTTTCTCTATTTAATAAAGTTATTAGATTTGTGTAGTAGACCCAAATTAGTGATGTTTTGTGTTTATTTCAGCTTTTCTAATCAATAAAAAGcctgaaaattttgattaaaaaatacttAACTATTTGATTGTATTTCAATgcaaaaacactttttatttgACCAAATACTTAACTATTTCATacctcatatgtttttaaagtCTCAAAATACTCTTCGTAAAATAGAACTCATAACTgcctcttcatttttttttgtcatttgttATTCTCCCATTCatatacttttaatttattatttcttataaataaaaattaaggatTTATTAATTCATTATAATAAAATTCTTTATCATTTCTTTTCACTAAACATTTCGACAGGTTATTATCAATTTCAATACTTTattctaaattaaatattatttataaaatcaatttaacattaaaaaatatttggtatCACAGAACTcatcatttatgaaaaatacatttgagtgtttgaaaaaaaatttaaaaatatatatataattatatatttaaaaaaaaatataagtagaGTTTGATAACAAATAAATAGACGGATATTTCAATGGAACTTTTGGGTAATAATCAAAAGTTAACAATAAAAGTACCATGAAAGACTCTAGAGCGAAAGCAAATAAAGcatttgttttattataatatatataaagtacAAAAATTCATACGACTAATTACATCCTATCCCATAAgtttttctaataataaaaatcttGGATTTTGCATTATTCTCGAATATATTCTTTAGTTATCCGATATATTGcaaatgatacattacttaatAGGAGAGATGTATCAAAGACTGGAGGTATATATCTGAAAGGGGATAGCTAGAGATGTATTTGAGAGGAGATagagatgtatccgagagggtttttttgtaatttttttttagatgataGAGAATTTTAGAGATGATGATATGTTATAAATTTGaacaaacaaaaactaaaactagACACTATGGGAGAATAGACACGAAACtttattatcaaaatattatatactatCAATCCAGATGCATTGTCAAGAGGCATTTGCCTATTATCCAATGCAGAAATTAAAACTGAACACTGACTATTACACACTGTTTTGATACACAATTACATTAGACAGAATGAAGTAGAATAAGATGAAATTACATATCATCAGATGAATGCTAACAACAACGAGGCCACAAATCATCTGGTTTCATCGATCCTCAATTCTGAAAAAGCCTCGCTATCAGTGACACTGACAAAGCTTGTGCTTACATTTATAGAAGGTAAGCGATTGATACCAGGCAATGCCATTTGCCACGAAACATCGGAGTTGGTATCCTCATGAGATTGTTGGGGCATTGTAGGGTGTTGAAGCTGTCGAGCGTAATCCAAGTCCCACAACACATCCATCATCTTAGGCCTATCAGTGCCATTCTCTTGCAGACACTTCTCTGCTATTTCTCCGAATTTCCTCAGAGAGTTTGGGTTAATTTTACCTACAAGAAATGGATCAATTATCTTTTCGATCTGGTTTTCTTTTAGCCAAGAAAGTCCCCATTCAGCTAAGTTCATTTGGTTTCTTGGAAGCATATTATCAACAGCTGGTCTAGCACAAAGTACTTCAAAAAGTACAACTCCAAAAGAATAGACATCAGACTTTTGAGTTAGTTGCATTGATTTCAGGTACTCGGGATCAAGATAACCGAAGCTACCTTTAACATCAGTAACAATGTGTGTTTCTTCAGGTTGACCTGATTTGGAGAGACCGAAATCAGCAACTTTGGCAACATAATCTTCATCAAGAAGTATGTTTGTTGACTTAATATCCCTGTGAATAGTTGGCTCAGGTAAACCGGCATGAAGGTACTGTAGACCATTAGCTGCACCTATACAAATTTGAAGCCTTTGATCCCACGATAATTTTGACCGTGAAGATGATTTACCAAGATCTTCATTCGAACTGTACAAATGCTCTCTCAAAGTTCCCTTCGCCATGAATTCATAGACAAGTATCATCTCATCTCTTTCATCACAATAACCAATCAATGAAACAAGATGTTGATGGCGGATTTTGGACAAGAGCATTATCTCAGTTTGAAATTCCATAAGACCCTGCCCATGTCCAGCTTCGCTTCTTTTCACAGCCACTTTAACACCACTGTGTAAAGTTCCTTTGTAAACTTTCCCAAAACCACCCTCACCAATCATAAATTTGGGATCAAACTTATTAGTAGCATGCAAAATCTCTGCGAAAGATATCTTTAACCCAAGGTTCATATCAGGAGTAGTGCTACCAATTGGAGTTCTTACAGGAGTCCTATCCTCTGTACTTCCAGCATTAACACTCATCCTTGGCCACCAACTCGAGTTCTCAACCGTTTGTGCTTTTCTTGGTTTCAAACAACACAAGATCACCACAATAGAAACAGAAATGAGAACCACACCACCAACGACAGAACCAACAATTATCCAAACATTGTTATTCTTTTCTCCACTCCACTCAACCCAATCATTAATCAACTCCATTATTTCCACCCCATTCAAAAAAGCATTTATAGACTTTGAATCATTCCGAGGACCAACTGAGATATTCATAAAACCAGAACCATCTGAATCCACCACAAAATCAACATAAAAAGGAACTGCAAATTGTTCAAATTTATCATATGGACTAATTGGCTTACCAAACTGACCATATATATAGGCATTGAAAACTGTACCATTCCGCTGATCACTAACAATGTCACAAAAGTGTAGACGTACAAAAAATGTAGCATTCCTTTTCACCTCAAAACGCCAAGTTATGTTACTTTGAGTCTCAACATGACTACTATTCATTTCTTTGGCAGTTTTATAAACCAAATCAGGAGCATCATACTGAGTAGCCCCTCCTACTTGATCATAGTTAAGACTACCACTATACATTGTAAGGTTCTTAGCAAATCTTTTGATAAGTAAGTAATCATCATCAGCTACCCATTTTCTCCTCATGGTATCCGTATCGTCGGTAATATTAGAACCCCCAACATTAATCCTATGAATAACATTCAAAACACTCGAGGATAAATCATTTTTGCTGCTAGTGACATGGGTTGTGTCATTAGAGTTTGGAATGAATCTTTGAGGAGTAACAAATGCTTCTATTGCATTAATAAATGCAAAAGAAGAATCAGGTCTGAAAATG
Protein-coding regions in this window:
- the LOC125859991 gene encoding probable receptor-like protein kinase At5g24010 — protein: MTILLSFLTFSLLFLPFSISSSPNYTFPEKHFINCGSDSPIVLNRGGGSTTFAGDLNFDPNHSDSVKDHTTTTGLAGIYQTARKFTKSGSYNLPIDENGVYMVRLHFFPFVSLFDAKFSVSASGFLLLSNFSIPRNLVTSPVIKEFLVPVLKGRNLEIIFRPDSSFAFINAIEAFVTPQRFIPNSNDTTHVTSSKNDLSSSVLNVIHRINVGGSNITDDTDTMRRKWVADDDYLLIKRFAKNLTMYSGSLNYDQVGGATQYDAPDLVYKTAKEMNSSHVETQSNITWRFEVKRNATFFVRLHFCDIVSDQRNGTVFNAYIYGQFGKPISPYDKFEQFAVPFYVDFVVDSDGSGFMNISVGPRNDSKSINAFLNGVEIMELINDWVEWSGEKNNNVWIIVGSVVGGVVLISVSIVVILCCLKPRKAQTVENSSWWPRMSVNAGSTEDRTPVRTPIGSTTPDMNLGLKISFAEILHATNKFDPKFMIGEGGFGKVYKGTLHSGVKVAVKRSEAGHGQGLMEFQTEIMLLSKIRHQHLVSLIGYCDERDEMILVYEFMAKGTLREHLYSSNEDLGKSSSRSKLSWDQRLQICIGAANGLQYLHAGLPEPTIHRDIKSTNILLDEDYVAKVADFGLSKSGQPEETHIVTDVKGSFGYLDPEYLKSMQLTQKSDVYSFGVVLFEVLCARPAVDNMLPRNQMNLAEWGLSWLKENQIEKIIDPFLVGKINPNSLRKFGEIAEKCLQENGTDRPKMMDVLWDLDYARQLQHPTMPQQSHEDTNSDVSWQMALPGINRLPSINVSTSFVSVTDSEAFSELRIDETR